The DNA segment AAAGTGCACTTTTCTTTGTTGGGTTATCTACTATTATGAAAACAGTACGGGACGAAACGCGACAtaaatctttctcttctgttaagcccattttggattttttttgcaaaatgttaaaaaccAGTTAAAGTATTGTGCAAGTGTCTTTATCTGATATTGTCCAGGTCTTCTGCCCCATGtttgagaattttaaaatggCGAGAATATCACAAGAAGAAACGCTCTTGTAATGCAGAACTAATATGGTTTTCATAGGAGACCTTTTTGTCTGACCTTTCTCAGTCTCAGCTCTGTGTGTAGTTTCTTGCTCGAGGACTGAGGAGGGCTGCTCCAAAGTCCTTTTtaacttgttatttatttactacaAACTGCTGCCAGTTTGTTGTCAGTTGACAGGATTTCTGACACTATTTGATTATTTCTCAATAATTGAGCGACGTCTTGGAAGAATCGGACAGAAATATTGCACGTGCAATATGATCCTGCTTTTGTAATCTGACATTGGGTGCAGTGTCGTCATCATTCCAATGTctgtttttaagtttaaaaaacacaatatttttattttaaggagATAACAATTaatattgtacattttttctgtgtataAAGAACATTTCAGTTTATCGATTCAGAACGTTTGTATTGTCTAGAGATTTAATAAGTATGATGTTCGCCGTTTGTgccttttttgtgaaaaaaaaaactgtgcttTGTTTGCTgctattttattgtaaacaaaaattttacagcGATATACACGTGTACATTTTACCGCCTTCCAGCTGCCTTCTGtgactttaattattttacttcagAATATTCTCCTTTTAGTGTAGATATGCATAATGTtcaataaaaattcttttcacagTTTATCTGTCTGGTGATGGAGCTTACATGGGCGCGGGTATTTACGATTTCATGTTGGTGACGGTGTGTTGTCTTGTGAGTCAGTTTTGGACTGGTCTTTGCTCTAGTCATTTGTCTGCacgctgtttatttttttttttcttccaaccATCCTTTTTCCCTCTTGTATGCGTCTTACCCTTTGAAACAACGTGTTGTGTGATGggatttacatttatatacctctgtttatgtttcttttgttatttttggaGGAGGTAATTGTTTAACGGCGGTTTGGGGTtcctacttttattttactaacAGTCTCAACATCCAACCtgcttgctttaaaaaaataaataaatctgacGAGCAAGAAGAGCCATGAAAGGTTTTACTTCTTGCTCGTTGGGTGCTCTATATTCTTCTAGAGTCTGGTACCCCTCGACACTCTCTAACCCATGTCTTATTACGTTTCCCTAAGTGTAACTTGTAGAATTCTGATAGTCAGGTGGTGGGCATTCCTTGTTGCCTCAAGGAGTATGATAATGAAGACGAGTAATCTTGTATTCTTGTTAACCGATCTTAAGTGATGACAGTCGTGATAATTTTCTGTGACAAATTTGTGttaaaaagagtgttttttctGCAGTCTGTAGGACAGTCAAGGCTTTATTTATCCCtactacccacccacccctactaaaattcttcctttttgtcCCTCGTCTGGTTCAGACCTTTAATTGTTTGTCTTGCTGTTTTCACTGCCAGGGTTTAAGATCTCTACAAATCTTGTAAAGATAGAagcatttaaaatttactttttttttctttttttttatttttttcttttcttgaagtATGCTGATGCTTGGTGAACGCTGATAGAGATATTTTgctgtggaaataaaaaaagaagactgtgAGTAGCACAAAAAGTTGTAAATAATACCAACACGCCTTTCATCTCATCATCTGCGTAGTAAGAGTGCATGTACTTAAGCAGGTACTCACGTACGTATTAATCACTCatcttggcttttttttttctttttaattatattccgtttcatttttttacattgtttttaattattcatatttttcttatttttggcCGCTGAATTCACCTATTTCAGAAAAACTTGCCAATGTCTCACTGAAAGCGATGATCTGAATaaccctttattttttcattacagCTGTTTATCTAAATGTCTCAACTTTACCCTTAACAAGGGTACATTATTTGGACTCGAATATTGACGAAGAATGAGAAGTACTACATATGAAAATAGAGCTTAGCCAGTAGAAACCTTATTGTGTTTCAGTAATGtatcatttttaaatagtttttttgttgcaattttTATCCGTTGAAAATGTCCTGTGTAGTTGTCCTTTACGTGCCACAAAATACTAGTCAATGAACTTGCACATcttcgaattaaaaaaaaaagtcgcttGAACACGACTATAATCAGAATTGGTTCTGAGCTAGGCTTTCGAAAGTTATCGTCCCCAGTGCTCAGATTCTGACATTCTCACATTGATAGTTGTGATCCCTCTTTGCCTCTGCAACAGCTTGTCTCTTTTCATTTTACCTGGAAAAATAGTTACTTTCAAGTATGCCCTCGATTCATGACAGGATGATAATTTACTGGGTAGTGAAGGggttaaaaaaatcagagaaaggttgcataaaatattttgagtatGTTTCTTTAGAGCTTAGTAAATTCTGTCCAAATCGATGTATTTCGAAACccctttctttgtctttgtttttgcatgCTGTCTCAATATAATTGTTATGGTAAATAACCATATCTCACAGCTTGGcattactgaaaataataaaagcatgtcTCCGGTTCCCATGACAAAAGACTCCTTTAACTGATCTCCTAGACATCTCTGTATTacccttctcttttcttcttttcattatctAATATTTGGACCACACTGCATAGATGCTCCAAAACACTGTGACGAtagaatatatataatgttatcTGATTCGTCGCTGTTTTCTGAGCTTTTCAAAGCATGAACAACATGCTGAGATTTATAACAGACAAAAGGCCAAAACATTCCAGTTTCCTGACTCACGCGCAAGAGAGCTTCTGCTTTTTGCCTTTTTATGATACGAAGCAGCGCCGTCACTCACGACAAATGCACTGGACAAGATGTATTTATAGAGAGATATTCATATACTTACGTACATGTTTTTCGAGGTCTGGCTGACCCCACATTGTTGGAGGTTTCAGTCTCGCTTCAGTTTTTGGACCATCTTGCAGAGCAGATGGTCCCACGACATATCGTTTTAGAACtgtgtattttaattattgcaATGTGTAAGTATTGTTGTTTAAATTATTGCAGTAATAAACGTACCGTAGAAACACCCACGACTGGCTTTGTCGGCGTTTGGGTGGGGGAACGCAAGGAACTCTAAGACATATAAAGTGGTGTCCTGATTCTAGACTGCTCCAAACCTTGTAGAAACCGTCCTCGAACCTCTCTGGAGGAACGgtgctctttctctgcacgtagCGCATGTTGATAGACTCCATTAAAGAACCTTAATTACTggctcagagaaaaaaaaaaccaccacccaTCCTCTCAtttccacacacacccacacacatacaaattccTTTATGCTCATGAGAAGAGATTTCGCAAGGGATACTGTTATCCACTTTTCTAAGTTCATACTCAACAACACAATCAGACAACCTTTATTAAAATATCTGGAGAAATGTTTATCGTGAAAGGTGCATCGTTTTGCTGCAGTCTGTTGTTCCCAATAATATTTTTAGGTGAATGTTCAGCTGAAGTTTAATACTACTGTTCTGGTTAGTGTACAAGTCCACACAACATTGACTCCACAACTGACTGCTTTCTGCCAGCATTTCGACCTGCACAGCTGCATGTAATACAGAGTGTGCATCGACAGGCTGATGAAAGATGATCGGTCTCGCACACTGGTCAGGGCAGGCAGCTGACTGGTGGCAGACCTGTTCACAGGTGTGGTTTCCACGACAGGTTTGCCAGCTGTTTGATgacagttaagaaaaaaatcgaacGCACAGTGTTCTCTCTCTTACAAGAGCATCTGTAAAACTGAACAGCTGTTGACGGATGTACTGGTTAAAAATCCCTCAGACGTCTCTCAAATGTGGCTGCGTACCCCGATGTAAGCAGGTACCTAAAGCCCGAAGCACAGCAGCCAGCAAAGGATGGTCACACCCTGCACGAGGCAGCCCATCAAGCCCTCGCCGTTGATGAGCCATTGCGGTCCCGTGACTTGACCCGGGGTCTGCATGTAGATGCTCCCCAGCAGCCTGGGATTGATGGTGTTCCACACAAAGTGCATCGTTGTTGAGGACCACACGGAATACCTGGCAACAGGGAGAAAGGTTGTACTTGGGGTGCATTTAGGTTTTCTTTACGCGCTAGCttttattatctctctctctctaaatatttattgaacGACGATGTGGtcgaaataagaaaaaagttgcaaaaggacaaataaaaataaacagagttaattaacaaacaaaaaaatatgaatcatTCTTTTTATGGTGATGAGATGATCAATCAGTTGCTAGAGAtcgctgaaaaaaataagaagacacTAAAACGGACAAGGTAGGCAGACGATTCACCTGTATAGAACAGTGACATAGCCACACACCTCACCCAGACATATAGCGACATCTAGTTCTACcgtcacacactcactcatatAGTGTTATCGCCATTCACTCAGACAATATAGTGACATCTGGCGCTACAGTCACACCACTCAACCACACATCACATCAGAATGTATAGCTACCGTCTGGCGACTCACCCAGACCATATAGTGACATTTAGTGCTACGTCAAACGTCTCACCCGGACATGATGGCGACAAATCCATGGGGAAAGGCCGCCAGCAGGACGGCGATGGCCTGTACCGTGATGGTCAGCAGCGGTCGCGGGGTCTTCAGACGACGAGTCAGGAGCACCATCACCGGTACGTGGAACAAGCCCCACGCCATCCCGCTGCCACACAaagcatgtcacgtgacatctgcaTGCCTCTGGCGAGTTTATACTCTCAAATTCCTACTGTGGGAAGACTAACATACAATATAGTGACGTGCGAATGTGAAATTCTTGTGTAAATCgaagggccgccgagagccagcacgggccctgGGGTAGACGATCTCTCCgagccccttgtaattgtaaattattttcccagtacataataatatgtttacaatttgattgtcaatatctgCATTTCATTCAGTAGCGTAATAAAGATTGCTAACATTAGGACAAGTACACTGGGATCTACATCACTGCTTGTCacagagttgtttacacgtgagtaaACGAGGAAAAATGTCACtaaaggatcaaacttgtagtaccCCGCTCGATAGAAAATATCcccaaagttaaaaatgttatatgtcaataagaaaagaaggaaaaaatccactgaccaagccCCGGGTACACCATATTCCCCTGTccctcccccctctcgtcaTGCTGTAACATCACATATATTTTCGTCTCTTGCTGGACCTATTCCAGAATGACTTTTTAACAAACACTTGTCTATAACTGAATGTGGAGTTTATACCCTCGCtaatttcccttttttctgttctcatcttttctgttctctatttttttttttaaagaccaaaGTAAAATGCGTAGAAGTACTTACCAGAGCGTGAGTGCTTTGAGGGGAGAGTAGACGCTGATGAGGGTCGGCAGCAGAAAGCACCTCCATCCCAGCTCCTCCCCGCCTGCAGCCAGAAAGTCAGCAACTGCTGTCCACGACGTTCTAccttgctgttgtttgttgtggatATCTGCGATGGGAAAAAATATGTTCAGCCTCTTGCGTATACTGACAGTGCTTTTTCACGCCATTAGGGAACGAGACCTTGCTTTTCTCTGGGCCAGCTTTACGTGAAGGCGGTGCccatttcttcttcctctctgcctctcagttcggacgccagtgctctaaccactcagctatccgcTCCGCTGACAGTAAACGCGCTGGAAAATCTTCTCGCATGACGTCACACCCTAATGGTACCCAGCTAACGCCTACCCATCACCTGTCTTTTCTGGTCAGCAGCAGTACTAACATCAccagtaaaacaaaagaaagaaaagtaaataaacaaaaagaaatgtttgaactaaagaaaagaataaactcACGAGGACTTCTCAATGAAGAAACGAACGACAAAGAAGGACGGAGAAAGAGGAGTCAACTGATTCGAGAAAGTGTCGAGATAACCAGACTGGTTAACATAACTGTATTTCACCTTATAAGGACTGACCTGGGGGAGTCATGTGAGCCCAGCCCAGCAGAAGGTCCATGGCGAGACAACTCCCTACTATGACCACAGCTAGGGCGGCCCCTACAGCTGACCACGCCACGGCCTCCTGAAACTGGTCAATAAACATGTTcctgaacacacacactaacacacaaacacgcacagcATCAGGACCCTGCGACCCCCACACCATCATCAGATCAGACTTTTACCTCTTCCGCTATTGGTGGCTTTTCTGTGGGTTTGGGGGAAGATGGCCCACAGGTGTAGTAGCCTCTCTTCCATTCGTTCTTCAATGCTCTCAACTTCGTACCCTGGTGAGGTCTTATGCGGCTATTTCTCGTGTCCTTTCTAGTTTGCCTATTGCTCGTCAACACTGTGGCATTAGACTTACGCTGGAACTTGGCAATAATTGATACTTACTCAATCGTACCCGCAGCCATTTggggaaatatatatattagggACGTACCCTGCCGACCCCGAGCACCTGTGCCAGGTAGTTGAGGAAGGTCTCTGGcgtgaagaaaaaagagagaaagccGGGCAGGTACATGGCCAGCGCCAGGCTGGGGAAGGACCAGGTGCGCCCCACGTAACACCAGACTGACGTCACCACTGTGATCATTGCCGTGAAAGCCAACGACCGCCACTCCGCCGACAGCGACCATGCAACCGTCGACTCCATTCTTGTCGCCACCTGTTGGAACACGACTGAAAACTTGTAACAGCATGACTGATGAGTAAAGGGAAGTTGTTATTCTTAGCATTTATAGAGAAAATGATATTCCAGGAATCACCGggtattgggggggggggaggagtaACGGACTCAGTAGAGTCGCTCCCGAGTTCACTGCAATGGATGTCTGTGTTATGGTCGTTATTGAAAGATACATTTAGCAACCAATAACAACACAATTCCCCTGTCCGACAGTCAGCGTACCAGGAGCAGGACCCCTGTTGGTGATTTGAATGTGGATGATCATCTTTGTGGTTGTTAGCACATGAATAggtaaaaagatgaaaaaaaaaaactactttccCAAGCGGGGAATCGAACCCCGGCCGTCGCGGTGAGAGCGCGAAATCCTAACCACTAGACCACTTGGGAAGATGCTCATGCATATAGTTTTAATTCATTTGTACATGGCTTGCCTTGTTTATGTCGGTCAACATTTTATGTGCCTCGTTTGTGATGCTGACAATCACTTCCTCGTGACAACACTGACAATTATACTATATAATGATCGAACGAAAAAAGTGGAGGGGGTGAGGAGAGACCGCGAAAAATGTTGGGTTTTCACCGAAGACCGAAAAGACCGAAGGCCAGTTAATTAATATCTACATACATATGGCTTTATCTTTATGACAACTCTGTGGTTTTATAAACAGCTAGCTATTCAGCTATAATTATTCATGCAATCGGTGGTCATATATGGGTTGAGATCGAGATTGCTTAGTACATACCCACTAGGATTTTGATGgcagtagatatatatattgtgctGATGTAGAAAACGACAAGTCACTGCTAATTAAGTTGCACAGTAAGACTATCAATAATAGTTATTCATATGTCCTAGAAATAATATTCCTGCCCCAATCATGACCGACAACTCTCgtaaaactatttctttgaaGTAGTTATCAAACTtggtttctaaaataaaatttaattttatagtCCAATTatgaaaaggagaagaaaaacgTCAAAGCAAAAACGAAAACAATGAGAGGTCGTATCTTATTGTAAAACTTAATGTAAATCAATCTTGAATCTATACTTTCAGACGAGAATCACTAAATTCTGCCCCAAACAAACTCCGGCTCCCTTAATTGCGTTTGAACGAAAAGCACAAAACGGTTTTAAGTACACGCAATAGGAGATAAACGTTAAAAGAGATATCTGTGACCTGTCTGCCTGTATTCATCGTATGTTACTAAAGTCCAATGGTTTTTCTTCATAACATCAGTAAGTACCGTAAAagaaatcaatgaaaaaaactattacAACTTTGCAAGGATGTCTGACTTGAGTTACCGAAACGATCGATGATATAAGACTTTAGTTTAAATCACGTCCGTGGTTTAAATCATCGTAGATGTCTTATTGTTTGAAAGTTGAGATGTTAATCGAGCACGTGCCTAGCTCTTATTAAAAGATTTAGCCCTGGTGTATAGGCTTTTTTGTTGATTGTACATACTACATATCTATATAGTGAAATTTGGAAGTTtgtgacagacacgtgacatgtcGACTTTACATGGGTGCCACGTGCGACGCCATAGATGCTTGAACAGAATGTATCGAGCACGATCTTACTAAACAGGGGCGTGGAATCAGCTGCTATTATTTAGCTTGGTGAGATGGAGGTTttaggtagtggtggtggtggggtgggtgcGTCATTAAAATTAGGCCTGGCAGTTAATTAAGGCTGATATACACGTATGTGTTCCCAACCATACGAACTGTCAACATTATAGTCCATCCGAAGACAGTATACTTAAGTACTGGAACAATTGACATGACTGCATCAGAAATTTCCCATCGAAGCGTATTATAGCTTTTTAGATTATTGAAGTCTGGCGCAGATGCTGGTGTCACTTAATATGGACAGAACAGCTAATAAGGATGCTTGTATAGCCCAGAATTCCAGCAGGTGGTAGGCTTTCCACACTTCACATGAGTTTAGTTTTAGTCGAGTCCTTGttattcctcgaggagcataagaacgcaacaacacctcgccagcggacccggtttggGGCAGCCCCTTCAGcagggcccatgtggttccgacatcctttgcctcactctctactcttcttttccaagttttctTTGGCCTCctaactctcctcttcccctgagggttccaggcaatggtgtcagctggttacCGCAGGGtatgtcctatccagccccatttgggctttttgatgtcttggttagtagcatgttttttttttttttaacagatttgtagtttgtaaaataagcatgtttattttacattgataCCAAATACTAAGCAATGAGTTCTTGAAAAAGTTTAATGGCGAGGTCAAGTAATGAGCTTTTTAGGTTCTTTTACCATTTCCTTTTCACGAATCTTTTATTTACCAATAGATTTTATGAGGCCTATGAAAGGCACAACTAATTCCTTCGACCCTGTGTAGCATGAATATAGATTTACTCATTTTCACCAGTGCACAGATTGTATTTtgcataacatttttatttcagtggaAGTTGACATTTCATCATTTCAGTAGAATTCGTGAAAATACTGGGTGAAATGGCAAACAGAAAGACGGCAATGCTATCAGTTGAACCAATAAaactttgactttttttgtttgcttcaatGCATCTGATTCATTACCCAGTGTAACCACAGGAAAACACCTTTAGGAACATAGTTAAAGGAGGGGGACCAGTCTCTCTTCTCCAGTCAGAGGTTCATTTAAGGTAACTGGCAAATCTCCTGACAGAACAACAGTACTATCCAAGAAGATATACAGAATATCATTTATTTCACAGGCTGCATTTTGGGTTTGGTTTTAAATTTCCATGTTCACTTCATAAGCAAGtctgcaataattttttaaatccttaccAGATCTATTCCTTTACCACAAACTTTGAAACTTCTTTAGACATATTTATTGCAATGAAGATGAGTAAGTAATGTGAGCTTTACAAATCCcttaatgaatatatatatattgcaagtaaaaatacaatttcttaCACAAATTTATAGTCTCAAAACTTAACATCCAGTTATATTCTTGTAAGTACTCTGACATCACATCGAAATAGCAAGCATTCAAAGCATATCTAACACGAAGATCATCCAACCAAAAGGATTCAGTCAGGTGAATCATAAACAGATCTACTAGATCTCATGAAACTATTTTCCTTGGTTAAAATAAATGGCAGTTAGGCTTCATGAGCATTTGTATatccttttgtttttataaatgtgtttgtaagGCCTACACAACCTGTGAGTTTATGGGAACTTACATATAACAAGGCCATATAGTCTTTTGTGCAGC comes from the Pomacea canaliculata isolate SZHN2017 linkage group LG12, ASM307304v1, whole genome shotgun sequence genome and includes:
- the LOC112576624 gene encoding uncharacterized protein LOC112576624; the encoded protein is MESTVAWSLSAEWRSLAFTAMITVVTSVWCYVGRTWSFPSLALAMYLPGFLSFFFTPETFLNYLAQVLGVGRFQEAVAWSAVGAALAVVIVGSCLAMDLLLGWAHMTPPDIHNKQQQGRTSWTAVADFLAAGGEELGWRCFLLPTLISVYSPLKALTLCGMAWGLFHVPVMVLLTRRLKTPRPLLTITVQAIAVLLAAFPHGFVAIMSGYSVWSSTTMHFVWNTINPRLLGSIYMQTPGQVTGPQWLINGEGLMGCLVQGVTILCWLLCFGL